Proteins from a genomic interval of Streptomyces sp. Tu6071:
- a CDS encoding SGNH/GDSL hydrolase family protein: MRQVVTAVRVLRALPRARRALPHAGGALPGPRTALPRTGRRTGRVLAGAGTAALLALLPACSGSSGRPGPPGEVASTPAATGWDRTPSSVAAVGDSITRGFDACSVLADCPAVSWSTGTEKDVDSLARRLLGGKDVEDHAWNLAKSGARVEALPEQMKAAAAHDPDLVTVLIGANDACRSSVDAMTPVKEYREDVEKALDVLREQAPGARVYFSSIPDLKRLWELGRTSDLGKEVWKLGICPSMLSDPDALDKAATERRDKVEQRVTEYNKAVREICAKDKLCRDDGGAANATRFTAGQLSRWDWFHPSREGQATLARIAYERISAKR, encoded by the coding sequence ATGCGGCAGGTGGTCACGGCGGTACGAGTCCTGCGCGCGCTCCCCCGCGCACGCCGCGCGCTCCCCCACGCGGGTGGGGCGCTCCCCGGTCCGCGTACGGCGCTCCCCCGTACCGGCCGCCGCACGGGCCGCGTCCTCGCGGGCGCGGGCACGGCCGCCCTGCTCGCCCTGCTGCCCGCCTGCTCGGGTTCCTCGGGTCGGCCGGGGCCGCCCGGCGAGGTCGCGAGCACCCCGGCGGCGACGGGCTGGGACCGTACGCCCTCGTCGGTGGCGGCCGTGGGCGACTCGATCACCCGTGGTTTCGACGCCTGCTCCGTGCTCGCCGACTGCCCCGCCGTGTCCTGGTCGACGGGGACCGAGAAGGACGTCGACTCGCTGGCGCGGCGGCTGCTCGGCGGGAAGGACGTCGAGGACCACGCGTGGAACCTCGCGAAGTCGGGGGCGCGGGTCGAGGCGCTGCCCGAGCAGATGAAGGCGGCGGCGGCGCACGATCCCGACCTGGTGACGGTCCTGATCGGCGCGAACGACGCGTGCCGCTCCAGCGTGGACGCGATGACTCCCGTGAAGGAGTACCGCGAGGACGTCGAGAAGGCGCTCGACGTGCTGCGCGAGCAGGCGCCGGGGGCCCGGGTGTACTTCTCCAGCATCCCGGACCTCAAGCGGCTGTGGGAGCTGGGGCGCACGAGCGACCTCGGCAAGGAGGTGTGGAAGCTCGGCATCTGCCCGTCGATGCTGAGCGACCCGGACGCGCTGGACAAGGCGGCGACGGAGCGCAGGGACAAGGTCGAGCAGCGCGTCACCGAGTACAACAAGGCCGTCCGGGAGATCTGCGCGAAGGACAAGCTGTGCCGGGACGACGGCGGCGCGGCGAACGCGACCCGTTTCACGGCGGGCCAGCTGAGCCGCTGGGACTGGTTCCACCCGAGCCGCGAGGGCCAGGCGACGCTCGCGCGGATCGCGTACGAGCGGATCTCGGCGAAGCGGTAG
- a CDS encoding DUF3145 domain-containing protein, with product MTTTRGVLYVHSAPRALCPHVEWAVANVLGVRVSLDWIRQPAAPGTWRAEFSWQAETGTASKLASALRGWQLLRFEVTSEPTPGVEGERYSATPELGIFHAVTGVHGDILIPEDRLRAAVARAGAGESVLADEVHKLLGKPWDDELEPFRYAGEGAPVRWLHQVV from the coding sequence GTGACGACGACACGTGGAGTCCTGTACGTGCACTCCGCACCGCGCGCGCTGTGCCCGCACGTCGAATGGGCCGTGGCGAACGTGCTCGGGGTGCGGGTCAGTCTGGACTGGATCAGACAGCCCGCCGCGCCCGGCACCTGGCGCGCCGAGTTCTCCTGGCAGGCCGAGACCGGCACCGCCTCCAAACTCGCCTCCGCGCTGCGGGGCTGGCAGCTCCTGCGCTTCGAGGTGACCTCCGAGCCCACCCCGGGCGTCGAGGGCGAGCGGTACAGCGCGACGCCCGAACTCGGGATCTTCCACGCGGTCACCGGCGTGCACGGGGACATCCTCATCCCGGAGGACCGGTTGCGGGCCGCCGTGGCGCGGGCGGGGGCCGGGGAGAGCGTGCTCGCCGACGAGGTCCACAAGCTGCTCGGGAAGCCGTGGGACGACGAGCTGGAACCCTTCCGCTACGCGGGGGAGGGGGCTCCCGTGCGGTGGCTCCACCAGGTCGTGTGA
- the fabF gene encoding beta-ketoacyl-ACP synthase II, with protein MSPTNRTVVVTGIGATTPLGGDAKSTWDGLLAGRSGVRALTEEWAEQLPVKIAARILVEPGEILPRPQARKLDRSAQFALIAADEAWKDAGFTAKAGEDASVDPDRLGAVIASGIGGVTTLLDQYDVLKEKGVRRVSPHTVPMLMPNGPAANVGLAINARAGVHTPVSACASGAEAIGYGIEMIRTGRADVVVAGGTEAAIHPLPIAAFANMMAMSKNNEDPEGASRPFDTARDGFVLGEGAGVVVLESAEHAAKRGATVYAEALGQGVSADSHHITAPEPSGEGISRALENLLASTGLDPAEIVYANAHATSTPLGDVGEIKALSKVFGPELDHVAISSTKSMTGHLLGGAGGVESVATILTVKNRTAPPTINVTELDPEIGADIIRDEPRALPAEGPIVALNDSFGFGGHNVVLAFRSV; from the coding sequence GTGAGCCCGACCAATCGCACCGTGGTCGTCACCGGTATCGGCGCAACCACACCGCTGGGTGGCGACGCGAAGTCGACCTGGGACGGCCTGCTCGCCGGCCGCTCCGGCGTCCGCGCCCTCACCGAGGAGTGGGCCGAGCAGCTGCCGGTCAAGATCGCCGCCCGCATCCTCGTCGAGCCCGGCGAGATCCTGCCGCGCCCGCAGGCGCGGAAACTGGACCGCTCGGCCCAGTTCGCGCTGATCGCGGCCGACGAGGCGTGGAAGGACGCCGGTTTCACCGCCAAGGCCGGTGAGGACGCCTCTGTCGACCCCGACCGCCTCGGCGCCGTGATCGCCTCCGGCATCGGCGGCGTGACGACCCTCCTGGACCAGTACGACGTGCTGAAGGAGAAGGGCGTACGCCGCGTCTCCCCGCACACCGTGCCGATGCTCATGCCCAACGGGCCCGCCGCCAACGTGGGTCTCGCCATCAACGCCCGCGCCGGGGTCCACACCCCCGTCTCCGCCTGTGCCTCGGGCGCCGAGGCGATCGGCTACGGGATCGAGATGATCCGTACGGGCCGTGCCGACGTCGTCGTCGCGGGCGGCACCGAGGCGGCGATCCACCCGCTGCCCATCGCCGCCTTCGCCAACATGATGGCGATGTCCAAGAACAACGAGGACCCCGAGGGCGCCTCGCGCCCCTTCGACACGGCCCGTGACGGCTTCGTGCTCGGCGAGGGTGCCGGTGTCGTGGTCCTGGAGTCCGCCGAGCACGCCGCGAAGCGCGGTGCCACGGTCTACGCGGAGGCGCTGGGCCAGGGCGTCTCGGCCGACAGCCACCACATCACGGCCCCGGAGCCCTCCGGCGAGGGCATCTCCCGCGCCCTGGAGAACCTGCTCGCATCGACCGGGCTCGACCCCGCCGAGATCGTGTACGCCAACGCGCACGCGACGTCGACGCCGCTGGGCGACGTCGGCGAGATCAAGGCCCTCTCGAAGGTCTTCGGCCCCGAGCTGGACCACGTCGCGATCTCCTCGACCAAGTCGATGACCGGCCACCTCCTCGGGGGCGCGGGCGGCGTCGAGTCCGTCGCGACGATCCTCACGGTGAAGAACCGGACGGCCCCGCCGACGATCAACGTCACCGAGCTGGACCCGGAGATCGGCGCGGACATCATCCGCGACGAGCCCCGCGCCCTCCCGGCGGAGGGCCCCATCGTGGCCCTCAACGACTCCTTCGGCTTCGGCGGCCACAACGTGGTCCTGGCGTTCCGGAGCGTGTGA
- a CDS encoding acyl carrier protein, producing the protein MAATQEEIVAGLAEIVNEIAGIPVEDVQLDKSFTDDLDVDSLSMVEVVVAAEERFDVKIPDDDVKNLKTVGDAADYILKHQS; encoded by the coding sequence ATGGCCGCCACTCAGGAAGAGATCGTCGCCGGTCTCGCCGAGATCGTGAACGAGATCGCCGGTATCCCGGTCGAGGACGTCCAGCTGGACAAGTCCTTCACCGATGACCTGGACGTCGACTCGCTGTCCATGGTCGAGGTCGTCGTCGCCGCCGAGGAGCGCTTCGACGTCAAGATCCCCGACGACGACGTCAAGAACCTCAAGACCGTCGGCGACGCCGCCGATTACATCCTCAAGCACCAGAGCTGA
- a CDS encoding ketoacyl-ACP synthase III, whose protein sequence is MSKIKPAKGAPYARILGVGGYRPDRVVPNDVILETIDSSDEWIRSRSGIESRHWAGPDETVTAMSVEAGGKALADAGIAPEQIGAVVVSTVSHFKQTPAVATEIADKLGCGKPAAFDISAGCAGFGYGLTLAKGMVVEGSAEYVLVLGVERLSDLTDLEDRATAFLFGDGAGAVVVGPSQEVAIGPTVWGSEGDKAEVIKQTVPWTDYRSGEVARFPAITQEGQAVFRWAVFEMAKVAQQALDAAGITPEDLDVFIPHQANMRIIDSMVKTLKLPEHVQVARDVATTGNTSAASIPLAMERMLATGQAKSGDTALLIGFGAGLVFAATVVTLP, encoded by the coding sequence ATGTCGAAGATAAAGCCCGCCAAGGGTGCCCCGTACGCGCGCATCCTGGGCGTCGGCGGCTACCGGCCCGACCGCGTCGTCCCCAATGACGTCATCCTGGAGACGATCGACTCCTCGGACGAGTGGATTCGTTCGCGCTCGGGCATCGAGAGCCGGCACTGGGCGGGCCCCGACGAGACGGTGACCGCGATGTCGGTGGAGGCGGGCGGCAAGGCCCTCGCCGACGCCGGTATCGCGCCCGAGCAGATCGGCGCGGTCGTCGTCTCGACCGTCTCGCACTTCAAGCAGACCCCGGCCGTCGCCACGGAGATCGCCGACAAGCTCGGCTGCGGCAAGCCCGCCGCCTTCGACATCTCGGCGGGCTGCGCCGGTTTCGGCTACGGGCTCACGCTGGCCAAGGGCATGGTCGTCGAGGGCAGCGCGGAGTACGTGCTCGTCCTCGGCGTGGAGCGGCTCTCGGACCTCACCGACCTGGAGGACCGCGCGACGGCCTTCCTCTTCGGCGACGGTGCGGGCGCGGTCGTCGTGGGGCCCTCGCAGGAGGTCGCGATAGGCCCGACCGTCTGGGGCTCCGAGGGCGACAAGGCCGAGGTCATCAAGCAGACCGTGCCGTGGACGGACTACCGTTCCGGCGAGGTCGCGCGGTTCCCGGCCATCACCCAGGAGGGTCAGGCGGTCTTCCGCTGGGCCGTCTTCGAGATGGCGAAGGTCGCCCAGCAGGCGCTGGACGCCGCCGGGATCACCCCGGAGGACCTGGACGTCTTCATCCCGCACCAGGCCAATATGCGGATCATCGACTCGATGGTGAAGACCCTGAAGCTGCCGGAGCACGTCCAGGTCGCACGCGATGTCGCGACCACCGGCAACACCTCGGCCGCCTCCATTCCGCTCGCGATGGAGCGGATGCTGGCGACCGGCCAGGCGAAGAGCGGCGACACCGCGCTTCTCATCGGCTTCGGGGCGGGTCTCGTGTTCGCCGCGACGGTCGTTACCCTCCCCTAG
- a CDS encoding ACP S-malonyltransferase, which translates to MLVLVAPGQGAQTPGFLTPWLELPGASERLAGWSETIGLDLVHYGTRADADAIRDTAVAQPLLVAAGLLSAAALAGTLEDRGAPVLGALRPGAVAGHSVGELTAAAFAGVLDSEAALALVRTRGLAMAEAAAVTETGMAALLGGDLATVAPHLEKLGLTPANVNGGGQVVAAGTAAQLAALAEDKPEGVRRVVPLQVAGAFHTAHMAPAVGVLAKAAAGLSPSDPAYAYVSNKDGAVVATGGEVLDRLVGQVANPVRWDLCMETFKEQGASALIEVCPGGTLTGLAKRALPGVATLALKSPEDLDAARALVAEHSA; encoded by the coding sequence GTGCTTGTACTTGTCGCTCCCGGCCAGGGCGCCCAGACGCCCGGCTTCCTGACCCCTTGGCTCGAACTGCCCGGCGCGTCCGAGCGGCTCGCGGGCTGGTCCGAGACGATCGGACTCGACCTCGTCCACTACGGGACGCGGGCCGACGCCGACGCGATCCGGGACACCGCGGTCGCCCAGCCGCTGCTGGTGGCCGCCGGGCTGCTCTCGGCCGCCGCGCTCGCCGGCACCCTGGAGGACCGGGGAGCCCCCGTGCTCGGCGCGCTGCGCCCCGGCGCCGTCGCCGGGCACAGCGTCGGTGAGCTGACGGCCGCCGCCTTCGCCGGGGTCCTCGACTCCGAGGCGGCGCTCGCGCTCGTACGGACCCGGGGGCTCGCGATGGCCGAGGCCGCCGCCGTCACCGAGACGGGCATGGCCGCGCTGCTCGGCGGGGACCTCGCCACGGTCGCGCCGCACCTGGAGAAGCTGGGCCTGACCCCGGCGAACGTCAACGGCGGCGGCCAGGTCGTCGCCGCGGGGACGGCCGCGCAGCTCGCGGCGCTCGCCGAGGACAAGCCCGAGGGCGTACGCCGTGTCGTGCCGCTCCAGGTCGCGGGCGCCTTCCACACCGCGCACATGGCCCCGGCGGTCGGCGTGCTCGCGAAGGCCGCGGCCGGACTGAGCCCGTCGGACCCGGCGTACGCGTACGTGTCGAACAAGGACGGCGCCGTCGTCGCGACCGGCGGCGAGGTGCTCGACCGGCTCGTGGGCCAGGTCGCCAACCCGGTCCGCTGGGACCTGTGCATGGAGACGTTCAAGGAGCAGGGCGCGAGCGCCCTGATCGAGGTCTGCCCCGGTGGCACGCTCACCGGTCTCGCCAAGCGCGCCCTGCCGGGTGTCGCGACGCTCGCACTGAAGTCCCCCGAGGACCTCGATGCGGCCCGCGCGCTCGTCGCGGAGCACTCCGCCTGA
- a CDS encoding PucR family transcriptional regulator, whose product MPDSVSRPAASPASPAPAHPHAATLKRLEHSSGRLAARAIQRMDETLPWYRAMPPEHRSWIGLVAQAGIAAFTEWFRHPEAPQAISTDVFGTAPRELTRAVTLRQTVEMVRTTIEVMESAIDDVAAPGDEAVLREALLRYAREIAFATAQVYAQAAEARGAWDARLESLVVNAVLSGEADEGTVSRAAALGWNAPEYVCVLLGTAPDGDSELTVEAIRRAARHAKLQVLTGVLGSRLVVIAGGSDNPLAVAKSLIGPYAAGPVVAGPVVPDLLAATRSAAAAAAGLRASAAWQDAPRPVLADDLLPERAMASDPAARDQLVEEIYRPLQEAGSALLETLSVYLEQASSLEGAARMLFVHPNTVRYRLRRVTDVTGWSPSDVRSAFTLRIALILGRLAAAEQRS is encoded by the coding sequence GTGCCCGACTCCGTATCCCGCCCCGCCGCCTCGCCCGCCTCCCCGGCCCCCGCGCACCCGCACGCGGCGACCCTCAAGCGGCTGGAGCACTCCTCGGGACGGCTCGCCGCCCGCGCCATCCAGCGGATGGACGAGACGCTGCCCTGGTACCGGGCGATGCCCCCCGAGCACCGCTCGTGGATCGGGCTCGTGGCGCAGGCGGGGATCGCGGCCTTCACGGAGTGGTTCCGGCACCCGGAGGCCCCGCAGGCGATCTCCACGGACGTCTTCGGGACCGCGCCGCGCGAGCTGACCCGGGCGGTCACGCTGCGGCAGACCGTCGAGATGGTCCGCACGACGATCGAGGTCATGGAGAGCGCGATCGACGACGTGGCCGCGCCGGGCGACGAGGCGGTCCTGCGCGAGGCGCTGCTGCGCTACGCCCGCGAGATCGCCTTCGCGACCGCGCAGGTCTACGCGCAGGCCGCCGAGGCACGGGGCGCCTGGGACGCGCGCCTGGAGTCCCTGGTCGTCAACGCGGTGCTCTCCGGCGAGGCCGACGAGGGCACCGTGTCGCGGGCCGCCGCGCTCGGCTGGAACGCGCCCGAGTACGTGTGCGTCCTGCTCGGCACCGCGCCCGACGGGGACAGCGAACTGACCGTCGAGGCGATCCGGCGCGCCGCCAGGCACGCGAAGCTCCAGGTCCTCACCGGGGTGCTCGGCAGCCGCCTCGTCGTCATCGCGGGCGGCAGCGACAACCCGCTCGCGGTCGCGAAATCCCTGATCGGCCCGTACGCGGCGGGTCCCGTCGTCGCCGGGCCCGTGGTCCCCGACCTGCTCGCCGCGACCCGCTCGGCGGCGGCCGCCGCGGCCGGGCTGCGCGCCTCGGCGGCGTGGCAGGACGCCCCGCGCCCGGTGCTCGCGGACGACCTGCTCCCCGAGCGCGCGATGGCCTCGGACCCCGCCGCGCGCGACCAGCTGGTGGAGGAGATCTACAGACCACTTCAGGAGGCGGGCTCGGCGCTCCTGGAGACGCTGAGCGTCTACCTGGAGCAGGCGAGCAGCCTGGAGGGGGCCGCGCGGATGCTCTTCGTGCACCCGAACACCGTGCGCTACCGGCTCCGACGTGTGACTGACGTCACCGGCTGGTCACCCTCGGATGTACGCTCCGCGTTCACGCTGCGCATCGCGCTGATCCTGGGGCGCCTGGCCGCGGCCGAGCAGCGATCCTAG
- a CDS encoding pirin family protein: protein MGAVIDVRRGADRYPGGEPDAGITTRHAFSFGPHYDPDNLRLGPLTACNEEHLAPGAGFAEHRHSDTELLTWVVSGELRHRDAEGRSTVVRPGDLQHLGAGSGVHHVERNDGAEPLVFLQFWLAARTPALTPRYTLVRSLAGPYEVPEAGAVLRLARPAPGATLPLPAGPYGYVHVVRGEAELAGGERLAAGDAVRVRAGADVRGAVLRARTACEVLLLALADPFG from the coding sequence GTGGGCGCCGTGATCGACGTACGACGCGGCGCTGACCGCTACCCGGGCGGGGAACCCGATGCGGGCATCACGACCCGGCACGCCTTCTCCTTCGGCCCGCACTACGACCCGGACAACCTGCGCCTCGGCCCGCTCACCGCCTGCAACGAGGAGCACCTCGCACCGGGCGCGGGCTTCGCCGAGCACCGCCACAGCGACACCGAACTCCTCACCTGGGTGGTCTCCGGGGAGCTGCGCCACCGCGACGCGGAGGGCCGCTCCACCGTCGTGCGCCCCGGCGATCTCCAGCACCTCGGCGCGGGCTCCGGCGTCCACCACGTCGAGCGCAACGACGGCGCGGAACCCCTCGTCTTCCTGCAGTTCTGGCTCGCCGCCCGCACCCCCGCCCTCACCCCCCGCTACACCCTCGTCCGCTCCCTCGCGGGCCCGTACGAGGTCCCCGAGGCGGGCGCGGTGCTGCGCCTCGCCCGCCCGGCCCCGGGCGCCACGCTGCCGCTGCCCGCCGGGCCGTACGGGTACGTCCATGTCGTGCGCGGGGAGGCCGAGTTGGCGGGCGGGGAACGGCTCGCGGCGGGCGATGCGGTACGGGTGCGGGCCGGGGCGGACGTGCGGGGGGCCGTGCTGCGGGCGCGGACGGCGTGCGAGGTGCTGCTCCTCGCCCTGGCCGACCCCTTCGGGTAG
- a CDS encoding serine hydrolase domain-containing protein, which translates to MESLKSIEAWPVPAAAAGVVRGDGTVVGRHGPTDQRFWLASVTKPLAAYGFLLAYEEGAIELDEPAGPEGATVRHLLAHTSGLAFDEDRVQAAPGTRRIYSNAGFEALGAHVARATGIPFAAYLREGVFAPLGMRATALEGSPAKDGHSTVDDLLLFAAELQAPRLLDAGTVAEATRVAFPGLNGVLPGYGQQKPNDWGLGFEIRDGKSPHWTGAHSSPRTFGHFGQSGTFLWVDPEAGAACVALADRAFGPWAVEAWPPLTDAVLAELRDA; encoded by the coding sequence CTGGAGAGCCTGAAGTCGATCGAAGCCTGGCCCGTCCCGGCCGCCGCCGCCGGAGTCGTCCGCGGCGACGGAACCGTCGTGGGGCGGCACGGCCCCACGGACCAACGCTTCTGGCTCGCGTCCGTGACCAAGCCGCTCGCCGCGTACGGCTTCCTGCTCGCGTACGAGGAGGGGGCGATCGAGCTGGACGAGCCCGCCGGGCCCGAGGGCGCGACCGTGCGCCACCTCCTCGCCCACACGAGCGGCCTCGCGTTCGACGAGGACCGCGTCCAGGCCGCGCCCGGGACGCGCCGCATCTACTCCAACGCCGGTTTCGAGGCGCTCGGCGCGCACGTCGCGCGGGCGACGGGCATCCCCTTCGCCGCGTACCTGCGCGAGGGCGTCTTCGCGCCGCTCGGGATGCGCGCGACGGCACTGGAGGGCTCGCCCGCCAAGGACGGCCACTCGACCGTGGACGACCTGCTCCTGTTCGCCGCCGAACTCCAGGCCCCGCGCCTCCTCGACGCGGGCACCGTCGCGGAGGCGACGCGCGTCGCCTTCCCCGGCCTCAACGGCGTCCTGCCCGGCTACGGGCAGCAGAAGCCGAACGACTGGGGCCTCGGCTTCGAGATCCGCGACGGCAAGTCCCCGCACTGGACCGGCGCCCACTCCTCACCGCGCACTTTCGGCCACTTCGGGCAGTCGGGGACCTTCCTGTGGGTCGACCCGGAGGCGGGCGCGGCGTGCGTCGCGCTCGCCGACCGCGCCTTCGGCCCGTGGGCGGTCGAGGCGTGGCCGCCGCTGACGGACGCGGTGCTCGCGGAGCTGCGGGACGCCTGA
- a CDS encoding MerR family transcriptional regulator — MTLAHPVAPSGPVNGRDLCLAKLADYPRPDGRDHYTISEVVTLTGLSAHTLRWYERIGLLEEVDRSHTGQRRYNNRDLEWLSFVNKLRLTGMSVADMVRYGELSRAGEHTVAERRELLEATREEVRSRIAALQDTLGVLDHKIGIYSAKS, encoded by the coding sequence ATGACCCTCGCCCACCCCGTCGCCCCCTCAGGCCCGGTCAACGGCCGCGACCTGTGCCTCGCGAAGCTCGCCGACTACCCGCGCCCGGACGGCAGGGACCACTACACGATCAGCGAGGTCGTCACGCTCACCGGGCTCAGCGCCCACACCCTGCGCTGGTACGAGCGCATCGGCCTGCTCGAAGAGGTGGACCGCTCGCACACCGGGCAGCGCCGGTACAACAACCGCGACCTCGAATGGCTCTCGTTCGTCAACAAGCTGCGGCTGACGGGCATGTCGGTGGCGGACATGGTGCGGTACGGGGAACTGTCGCGGGCCGGGGAGCACACGGTCGCCGAGCGCAGGGAACTCCTGGAGGCGACGCGCGAGGAGGTCCGCTCGCGGATCGCGGCGCTCCAGGACACGCTCGGGGTTCTCGACCACAAGATCGGGATCTACTCCGCGAAGTCGTGA
- a CDS encoding DUF4429 domain-containing protein, producing MGDVLAGFHATWEFAEDSVLIRYERGIRTPKLLQALGERRVPLAAIDTVTLAPGRRGTVVLRAVPRAGADPLMEAAAGQLKENCDPYRLVLPAEREELAEFHAAQIRDRLGPGVAEPAESFLVDAPEGPQQFKAYDGKASFNGSVVSFRWSRTGATSAKWKAGDQSFPVAALSGVEWRSPEILDGYLRLLPRHPAPGTGTGPAADHDPAAVVFGLGYGPVHESLPFAAAVLAATRSSAARSGTGEAASAVAALRSDPADIAERIRHLGELHLAGLLTDEEFTTKKKELLAQL from the coding sequence ATGGGTGATGTATTGGCCGGTTTCCATGCCACCTGGGAGTTCGCGGAGGACTCCGTGCTCATCCGCTACGAACGGGGCATCCGGACGCCGAAGCTGCTCCAGGCACTCGGGGAGCGCCGGGTGCCGCTCGCGGCGATCGACACGGTGACGCTTGCCCCCGGGCGGCGCGGCACCGTCGTGCTGCGCGCCGTGCCGCGCGCGGGCGCCGACCCGCTGATGGAGGCGGCGGCGGGTCAGCTCAAGGAGAACTGCGACCCGTACCGCCTCGTGCTGCCCGCCGAGCGCGAGGAACTGGCCGAGTTCCACGCGGCGCAGATCCGCGACCGCCTCGGCCCCGGCGTCGCCGAGCCCGCCGAGAGCTTCCTCGTCGACGCGCCCGAGGGGCCGCAGCAGTTCAAGGCGTACGACGGCAAGGCGAGCTTCAACGGCTCGGTGGTCTCCTTCCGCTGGTCGCGCACGGGGGCGACGAGCGCGAAGTGGAAGGCGGGCGATCAGTCCTTCCCCGTCGCCGCGCTGAGCGGCGTCGAGTGGCGCTCGCCCGAGATACTCGACGGCTACCTGCGCCTGCTCCCCCGCCATCCGGCGCCCGGCACCGGGACGGGGCCCGCCGCCGACCACGACCCGGCGGCCGTCGTCTTCGGCCTCGGGTACGGGCCCGTGCACGAGTCCCTGCCCTTCGCCGCCGCCGTCCTCGCCGCCACCAGGAGCAGCGCGGCGAGGAGCGGTACGGGCGAGGCGGCGTCAGCGGTCGCCGCGCTCCGCTCCGACCCGGCGGACATCGCCGAACGCATCCGCCACCTCGGCGAACTGCACCTCGCGGGGCTGCTCACGGACGAGGAGTTCACGACGAAGAAGAAGGAACTGCTGGCGCAGTTGTGA
- a CDS encoding alpha/beta hydrolase, translated as MTSFDSSPQLNAWRALLAVAVVFVMLATTGWTAVRARHDPGGPLQLSVRAWNHARVDHRALPDAASPPERLREFFAALRPAQRRHLVHRYPLAVGNMNGAPLTLRYAANRLALTQARDHEERRTRDPRLSPDGREEAADRAARYTSMLRPDRDFLAFDPNGSGRAAEVFGDLAHARRVSVVVPGVDTALMTFERGNRPFTAPSGMGRSLYAAEQAAAPRARTAVIAWADYTAPGGIGIEAATASRAQEGAERLDAFVRGLPGGLKIALVCHSYGSVVCGVAADRLPRTVTDIAVAGSPGMRSASAAGLGTRARVWATRDAGDWIRDVPHVELGSLGHGADPVGKDFGARVFSSTGAVGHGGYFVPGTASLRNLAHIGTADFGDVGCAPGGAGCRTGVPERGTSRA; from the coding sequence GTGACTTCCTTCGACTCGTCCCCCCAACTCAACGCCTGGCGAGCGCTGCTCGCGGTGGCGGTCGTCTTCGTCATGCTCGCCACGACCGGCTGGACCGCGGTCAGGGCCCGGCACGACCCGGGCGGCCCGCTCCAGTTGTCGGTACGGGCCTGGAACCACGCGCGCGTCGACCACCGCGCGCTGCCGGACGCCGCCTCGCCGCCGGAGCGCCTGCGCGAGTTCTTCGCCGCGCTGCGCCCCGCCCAGCGCCGGCACCTCGTGCACCGCTACCCGCTCGCCGTGGGCAACATGAACGGCGCCCCCCTCACGCTGCGCTACGCCGCGAACCGGCTCGCGCTCACCCAGGCCCGCGACCACGAGGAGCGCCGCACGCGTGACCCGCGCCTGTCGCCGGACGGCCGCGAGGAGGCCGCGGACCGCGCGGCGCGCTACACGTCGATGCTCCGCCCGGACCGCGATTTCCTCGCCTTCGACCCGAACGGCTCGGGCCGCGCCGCGGAGGTCTTCGGCGACCTCGCGCACGCGCGGCGCGTCTCCGTCGTCGTCCCGGGCGTCGACACCGCGCTCATGACCTTCGAGCGCGGCAACCGGCCCTTCACCGCGCCCTCCGGGATGGGCCGCTCGCTCTACGCCGCCGAACAGGCGGCGGCGCCCCGGGCCCGTACCGCCGTGATCGCCTGGGCCGACTACACGGCGCCCGGCGGGATCGGCATCGAGGCGGCGACGGCGAGCCGCGCGCAGGAGGGCGCGGAGCGGCTCGACGCCTTCGTGCGGGGGCTGCCGGGCGGGCTGAAGATCGCGCTCGTGTGCCACAGCTACGGCTCCGTGGTGTGCGGGGTCGCGGCCGACCGGCTGCCGCGTACGGTCACCGACATCGCCGTCGCCGGGAGCCCCGGGATGCGCAGCGCGAGCGCGGCCGGGCTCGGCACGAGGGCGCGGGTGTGGGCGACGCGGGACGCGGGCGACTGGATCAGGGACGTGCCGCACGTCGAGCTCGGCTCGCTCGGGCACGGCGCCGACCCCGTCGGCAAGGACTTCGGCGCGCGGGTCTTCTCCTCGACGGGCGCGGTGGGGCACGGTGGCTACTTCGTGCCCGGTACGGCGAGCCTGCGCAATCTCGCGCACATCGGCACGGCGGACTTCGGGGACGTCGGCTGCGCGCCGGGCGGCGCGGGGTGCAGGACGGGGGTGCCCGAGCGGGGTACGAGCCGCGCCTGA